ATAATGAACCTTTAAATACCGAAGCAAAGCCAATGCTGCATCTTGCGAAACGAATCGTTCGTCGCGAATCGCTCCGGTGACCGCCAGCTTGATGCCGGTTTCCTCATCTTCGAATTTCGGCCATAAAATCCCCGGCGTATCGAGCAGCTCGAGCTTGCCTTGCACTTTCACCCATTGTTGTTGTCTCGTAATGCCGGGGCGATCGCCGATTTTGGCAATTTTCTTTCCCGCAAGCCGATTGATCAACGTCGATTTGCCTACGTTCGGAATTCCGAGAATCAGGGCGCGAACCGCTCGCGGACGAACACCTTTGGCTCGCAACTTTTCATGTTTTTCCGCCATAACTTGCTCGGCTGCAATAACGATTTTCTCAGTCCCGGCCCCGGTTTGCGCATTCACCGGCAACGTTCCGGCAATACCTTGTTCGAGAAACGCGTCCTGCCACATTTCAGTCACTTCAGCATCGGCGAGATCGGCTTTATTGAGCAGCAACAGCCGCGGTTTGCCCGCCGTCATTTCATCGACCAGCGGATTCCTTGACGCCTGCGGAATTCTCGCGTCAACGATTTCAAATACGAGATCGATTTGTTTCATTTTTTCCTGTACTTGGCGTTTCGCTTTTGCCATGTGACCCGGAAACCATTGAATGGTCATGGGCAAATCACCTACTTTACGATGTGAAAATCACTGAGCGGCCAAAATTGCAGGACGACTTTTCCAACGACGTCATCTTCTTCAACGGGACCGATGATCCGGCTGTCTTTGCTGTGAAGGCGGTTGTCGCCCATCACAAACAAGTCTCCTTTCGGAACCGTCGTTTCAAAATCGCGTGTCAAATCGCCTTTCGTTTTTTGTTTATAAGGTTGCAAATACGGTTCTTTCACCTTATTGCCGTTCACATACAACGTGTCGTCCCGATAAACGATATGGTCGCCGGGAAGGCCGATGACGCGCTTAATAAAATCTTTCGTCGGCGTCGCATGAAAAACAATGATGTCGAACCGATGCGGTTCCCCGATATCGTAGGCCAACTTATTAATGATTAACCGGTCGTGATTATGAAAAGTGGGCATCATCGATCTTCCATCGACAATGATTGGAGCAAACAAGAAATAACGGATGAGCGCCGCCAAAACGAAAGCAATCAAAAGCGCCTTAGCCCACTCCCACGATTCTTTCTTTACCGACATGTTCTCTCCTCCAAACCGAAATAAAAGAGCAAAAAAGGGACTTGGCATCAAGTCCCTCATTTGCGAGATTACGCTTCTTTGATTCGTGCCGCTTTCCCGCGCAATGAACGTAAGTAGTAAAGCTTCGCGCGGCGTACTTTGCCGCGGCGTGTTACTTCGATTTTGTCGATTCGCGGTGAATGCACCGGGAACGTCCTCTCGACGCCGACGCCGTAAGAAATTTTGCGAACCGTGAACGTTTCGCTGATTCCGCCGCCGCGCCGCTTAATGACGACGCCTTCAAACACCTGAATTCTTTCTCGTGAGCCTTCAACGACTTTCACGTGTACTTTCAACGTGTCGCCGGCG
This sequence is a window from Bacillales bacterium. Protein-coding genes within it:
- the rplS gene encoding 50S ribosomal protein L19, with the translated sequence MHHLIQDITKEQLKQDIPEFRAGDTLKVHVKVVEGSRERIQVFEGVVIKRRGGGISETFTVRKISYGVGVERTFPVHSPRIDKIEVTRRGKVRRAKLYYLRSLRGKAARIKEA
- the ylqF gene encoding ribosome biogenesis GTPase YlqF gives rise to the protein MTIQWFPGHMAKAKRQVQEKMKQIDLVFEIVDARIPQASRNPLVDEMTAGKPRLLLLNKADLADAEVTEMWQDAFLEQGIAGTLPVNAQTGAGTEKIVIAAEQVMAEKHEKLRAKGVRPRAVRALILGIPNVGKSTLINRLAGKKIAKIGDRPGITRQQQWVKVQGKLELLDTPGILWPKFEDEETGIKLAVTGAIRDERFVSQDAALALLRYLKVHYAEQLKSRYGIGDVPEDDIALFDEIGRRRGCIVRGGEVDYEKTGAVVIRDFQTGKIGRISLERP
- the lepB gene encoding signal peptidase I — its product is MSVKKESWEWAKALLIAFVLAALIRYFLFAPIIVDGRSMMPTFHNHDRLIINKLAYDIGEPHRFDIIVFHATPTKDFIKRVIGLPGDHIVYRDDTLYVNGNKVKEPYLQPYKQKTKGDLTRDFETTVPKGDLFVMGDNRLHSKDSRIIGPVEEDDVVGKVVLQFWPLSDFHIVK